The Pseudomonadota bacterium genome contains a region encoding:
- a CDS encoding serine/threonine protein kinase has protein sequence MGILDGFRINKAVATIVKAKSAATSDVADAVLQLKQSGEGATEKLIEALGRTRTPGTVVAVLGTFLDNSTLHYFANALTSKDATIVDGVAKVLAAGKRYDPNLLLEIYADPASPKGLLSRILLAQRERLNIRSLLRLMGKIPPEARTGVFRIMEEVASAENVNDLIGFVESDDPVIRLHTARVLRRFSTEAVRDALMKLLSDSAKAVRLEALTGLSELSIPVDIEPLCKMLRDADMTVQSKAIDTIIRINSPDSVQYLLEVLQDDSEYVRRAAVEVLNEVGNTNAIKDLITALRDQDWWVRVRAADALGSIGGPRVVESVLSLIKDEDEFIRRFAIEILNSTKDSRAKNYLEEALKDDDWWVRERAVDALAAIGDVSVLPKLVELMKRDSRAAPVVIKALTTLGDSQAVKPIMEMLHSADTGIRKEALRALAVLADENNVDEVRRAAQELCNSSNDDIRALADTTVNTLIAKPNAAQRAKDISREPVRTGSTMLQAHSMLGGEVSSSTSDATIIAETKMTSEGHAAVDAIDAAKLKPGEVIADRYRIIRHIGRGAFGVVVLVQDMMVHEDIVLKFITPQLTSSEDVIKRFVLEMKYARKITHENVIRIYDFITFGSSYAMSMEYFESHSLAAELKSGKPMSLQRALRILLDICSGMIVTHKGNLVHRDLKPSNILIDENDLVKIVDFGLAAAAREGESRLTKTGIILGTPTYMAPEQVKGGKVDSRTDVYSLGIIMYEMFTGRPPYVADDPMGILFQHMEGKAKPPREQNTSLPEDLDALIRKAMARKAEDRFANMDELRQAVAQLLEKLGDDRE, from the coding sequence ATGGGGATACTGGACGGGTTCCGCATCAACAAAGCGGTAGCAACTATCGTCAAGGCCAAAAGTGCAGCCACTTCGGATGTTGCGGACGCTGTATTGCAGCTTAAACAATCTGGCGAGGGCGCAACCGAGAAATTGATTGAGGCGCTGGGTCGCACCCGCACGCCAGGCACTGTCGTTGCCGTTCTCGGCACCTTTCTCGACAACTCGACGCTCCACTATTTCGCCAATGCGCTGACCAGCAAAGATGCAACTATCGTCGACGGCGTCGCGAAAGTGTTGGCCGCGGGTAAGCGTTATGACCCCAACCTCCTGCTCGAAATCTACGCCGACCCCGCCAGCCCTAAAGGCCTGTTGTCCCGAATTCTTCTGGCCCAGCGCGAACGCCTCAACATCCGATCGCTGCTGCGCTTGATGGGAAAGATCCCGCCCGAGGCGCGCACCGGTGTCTTCCGTATCATGGAGGAGGTTGCGTCGGCGGAAAACGTTAATGATCTAATCGGTTTCGTCGAGAGCGATGACCCTGTCATCCGGCTGCATACCGCACGCGTTTTACGTCGCTTCAGTACCGAAGCGGTGCGTGATGCATTGATGAAACTACTCAGTGACTCCGCGAAAGCCGTTCGACTTGAAGCGTTGACCGGTCTTAGCGAACTCAGCATCCCAGTCGACATCGAACCACTATGCAAAATGCTGCGCGATGCGGATATGACAGTGCAGAGCAAAGCCATCGACACGATCATACGCATCAATTCACCCGATTCCGTCCAATATCTCCTTGAAGTGCTCCAGGATGATTCCGAATATGTACGTCGCGCCGCTGTCGAAGTGCTCAACGAAGTCGGCAATACCAATGCGATCAAAGATCTAATCACCGCGTTGCGCGATCAGGATTGGTGGGTACGGGTGCGGGCTGCCGACGCTCTGGGCAGCATTGGCGGACCTCGTGTAGTCGAATCGGTGCTGTCCCTGATCAAGGATGAAGACGAATTCATTCGCCGTTTTGCTATCGAGATCCTGAATTCAACCAAGGACAGCCGCGCAAAGAACTATCTGGAGGAAGCACTCAAAGATGACGATTGGTGGGTGCGTGAGCGTGCCGTTGACGCTCTGGCCGCGATTGGCGATGTATCGGTCCTGCCTAAACTGGTCGAACTGATGAAACGCGACAGCCGGGCCGCGCCGGTTGTGATAAAGGCCCTGACAACCCTTGGCGACAGTCAGGCCGTCAAGCCCATTATGGAGATGTTACACAGCGCGGACACCGGCATCCGCAAGGAAGCGTTGCGGGCGTTGGCGGTCCTCGCGGATGAGAACAATGTCGACGAAGTCCGACGCGCCGCGCAAGAACTCTGCAACTCATCCAACGACGATATCCGTGCTCTAGCCGATACGACGGTCAATACCTTGATTGCCAAGCCGAATGCAGCACAACGCGCCAAAGACATCAGCAGGGAACCCGTGCGTACTGGATCAACAATGCTTCAGGCGCACTCGATGTTGGGTGGCGAAGTCTCCAGTAGTACCAGTGACGCAACGATCATCGCCGAAACCAAAATGACCAGCGAAGGGCATGCAGCGGTCGACGCGATCGATGCGGCAAAACTTAAACCCGGCGAAGTGATTGCCGATCGCTACCGTATTATTCGACACATTGGTCGCGGCGCATTCGGTGTTGTGGTACTGGTGCAGGACATGATGGTGCATGAGGACATCGTCCTGAAATTCATCACTCCCCAACTCACTTCGAGTGAAGATGTTATCAAGCGTTTCGTCCTGGAGATGAAATACGCCCGCAAAATCACTCACGAAAACGTTATCCGCATCTACGATTTCATCACCTTCGGCAGCTCCTACGCCATGTCCATGGAGTACTTTGAAAGCCACTCCCTGGCCGCCGAGCTCAAATCCGGCAAACCAATGAGTCTGCAGCGCGCCCTGCGCATTCTGCTGGACATCTGTTCCGGCATGATCGTCACGCATAAAGGAAATCTGGTTCATCGTGATCTCAAGCCCTCGAACATTCTCATCGATGAGAATGATCTGGTTAAAATCGTCGATTTCGGCCTGGCCGCAGCGGCTCGCGAAGGTGAGTCGCGTTTGACAAAAACGGGGATCATCCTCGGGACGCCGACTTACATGGCACCCGAACAGGTTAAGGGCGGGAAGGTGGATTCCCGCACCGATGTCTACAGCTTGGGGATCATAATGTACGAAATGTTCACCGGCCGCCCCCCTTATGTGGCCGACGATCCTATGGGCATTCTGTTCCAGCACATGGAAGGCAAGGCCAAGCCGCCGCGCGAACAAAACACCAGTCTGCCCGAAGACCTCGACGCTCTGATTCGCAAGGCCATGGCCCGCAAAGCCGAAGACCGCTTTGCCAATATGGATGAACTGCGTCAGGCGGTTGCACAACTCCTCGAAAAATTGGGGGATGATCGGGAATGA
- a CDS encoding PilT/PilU family type 4a pilus ATPase — MTAARIDAFLQLGREQGCSDIHLAVGMPPILRLHGELTPVRYRELDPDELERLLDEILNDEQRTQFNKGGDLDLSYESEDAGRFRVNLFRKVGGLGATFRVIPEEIPSLESLNLPPVIQKFTDLHQGLVLVTGATGTGKTTTLSSMIHHINQHRKLTIITLEDPIEFVHKSAESLIVQREVGVHVPNFAEGLRAALREDPDIILVGELRDLETVSLALIAAETGHLVLGTLHTTTATKTLDRIIDALPVEQKLQGMTSLSQNLRAVVSQSLVRTPDGRGRKAICEIMVMTPAISHLLMSGKVFQIPSKLQTGRDQGMQLLDQALLEAVQSKQIDPDDAYRHAVDKKQFQRFVTDPTLLPTVNLVGQ, encoded by the coding sequence ATGACAGCGGCGCGTATCGATGCCTTCCTGCAATTAGGCCGCGAGCAAGGTTGCTCCGACATCCATCTTGCGGTTGGCATGCCACCCATTCTGAGGTTGCACGGTGAGCTGACACCGGTGCGTTATCGTGAACTCGATCCCGATGAGTTGGAGCGACTCCTCGACGAGATTCTCAATGACGAGCAGCGTACTCAATTCAATAAGGGAGGGGATCTCGATCTGTCCTACGAAAGCGAAGACGCTGGCCGCTTCCGCGTCAATCTATTCCGTAAGGTGGGCGGCCTCGGAGCGACATTTCGTGTCATTCCAGAAGAAATCCCGTCACTCGAAAGTTTGAACCTTCCACCTGTCATTCAAAAGTTTACGGATCTGCATCAAGGCCTCGTGCTGGTAACAGGTGCAACAGGCACGGGTAAAACGACGACGCTTTCATCGATGATTCATCACATCAATCAGCATCGAAAGCTCACCATCATTACCTTGGAAGATCCCATAGAGTTCGTGCATAAAAGCGCTGAATCACTGATCGTTCAGCGCGAGGTGGGAGTCCATGTGCCCAATTTTGCGGAGGGACTTCGGGCCGCGTTGCGCGAAGATCCAGATATCATTCTGGTAGGTGAGCTGCGTGATCTGGAAACGGTTTCGCTCGCGCTGATCGCGGCTGAAACCGGCCATCTGGTGCTCGGCACCCTGCACACCACTACAGCCACCAAGACGCTCGATCGTATTATCGACGCCCTGCCGGTAGAGCAGAAACTCCAGGGTATGACCTCGCTTTCGCAGAACCTGCGTGCTGTAGTCAGTCAATCATTAGTACGCACGCCGGACGGTCGGGGCCGCAAAGCTATTTGCGAAATCATGGTCATGACACCCGCCATTTCTCACCTGCTGATGAGCGGGAAAGTGTTCCAGATCCCCAGCAAACTGCAAACCGGCCGCGATCAGGGAATGCAGTTGCTTGATCAGGCATTGCTCGAGGCGGTTCAATCGAAGCAGATAGATCCTGATGATGCCTATCGTCACGCGGTGGACAAAAAACAGTTCCAGCGTTTCGTCACTGATCCCACCCTATTGCCGACAGTAAACCTGGTGGGACAGTAG
- a CDS encoding type IV pilus twitching motility protein PilT: MEPHDTPATSSSAIQHRIDTFLELVVNQGGSDLHLISGNPPRIRLFGEVVTIKYRSLSPDETQDLLYEIMPPMAKRTFESEHGVDFAYEIPRMSRFRVNAFRHLGGIGAVFRVIPSKVPSLESMRLPPICRALCENRKGLVLVTGPTGSGKSTTLAAMVDHINESRKAHIITIEDPIEYLHDRKSSLISQREVGIHTESFAAALRSALREDPNVLLVGEMRDLETIHLAATAAETGILVMGTLHTNGAAAAVDRMINVFPAKEQALIRTILSTSLVGVLSQQLVRRIDGRGRLAAIEVMLNTSAASNMIREGKTEQLANVIQGGGLMGMQSMDTALRRLLDAKQITGTEAYMKSTNKADFQQYCEDPLE, translated from the coding sequence ATGGAACCGCATGACACCCCAGCCACCTCCAGTTCCGCGATCCAACATCGCATAGACACCTTTCTCGAACTGGTGGTGAACCAGGGGGGATCCGACCTGCATCTGATATCGGGCAATCCACCTCGGATCCGGCTTTTTGGTGAAGTTGTCACCATCAAGTACCGCTCCCTTTCGCCCGACGAGACGCAGGACCTGCTCTACGAAATCATGCCACCCATGGCTAAACGTACGTTCGAGAGCGAACATGGTGTCGATTTCGCGTACGAGATCCCGCGCATGTCGCGCTTCCGCGTCAACGCGTTTCGCCATTTAGGCGGCATAGGCGCGGTATTTCGCGTCATACCCTCTAAGGTCCCCTCGCTGGAATCCATGCGTCTTCCCCCTATTTGCCGGGCTTTATGCGAAAACCGCAAAGGTCTGGTATTGGTCACAGGGCCCACCGGGTCGGGTAAATCCACCACATTGGCAGCCATGGTGGATCACATCAACGAGTCGCGAAAAGCCCATATCATCACCATCGAAGATCCGATCGAATACCTGCATGATCGCAAAAGCAGTTTGATCAGTCAGCGCGAGGTGGGTATTCACACCGAGAGCTTTGCCGCTGCTCTGCGCTCAGCTTTGCGTGAAGACCCGAATGTGCTGTTGGTTGGTGAGATGCGCGACCTCGAGACCATTCACTTGGCCGCAACGGCCGCCGAAACCGGTATTCTGGTAATGGGTACACTCCACACCAACGGGGCGGCGGCCGCGGTCGATCGCATGATTAACGTGTTCCCGGCCAAGGAGCAGGCGCTGATTCGAACCATTCTCTCTACCTCGCTGGTGGGGGTCTTGTCACAGCAACTGGTGAGGCGTATCGATGGTCGTGGGCGACTCGCCGCTATAGAGGTGATGCTTAACACTTCCGCAGCTTCGAACATGATCCGTGAGGGCAAGACTGAACAGTTAGCCAATGTCATACAGGGTGGCGGCCTGATGGGCATGCAGAGCATGGATACCGCGCTGCGGCGACTGCTGGATGCCAAGCAGATTACAGGGACCGAAGCGTACATGAAATCGACCAACAAGGCCGATTTCCAGCAGTACTGCGAGGATCCGCTGGAGTAG
- a CDS encoding FHA domain-containing protein has product MAKLILTLDGAVIKEIVLDRDTLSIGRRPGNDIQLNDLAVSGRHALLTALHNTYVEDLGSTNGTLVNGKKIKKAIIKHSDVIQIGSHQFTYLSKEEVAYEPTMFLKAEFEPTMMLDTGMGSRKVTADTRGGPLGAVKIMSGPMSGKVLELRKPFNTVGINGVKVALISRESEGYTIHGIKSRKLRRASDLPTVNGTAVGDGSVRLKEKDIIEMVETKMQFFFM; this is encoded by the coding sequence ATGGCAAAGCTGATATTGACCCTGGATGGAGCGGTCATTAAGGAAATTGTTCTGGATCGCGACACCCTCAGCATCGGTCGCCGTCCAGGCAACGACATTCAACTGAATGATCTGGCGGTCAGCGGACGCCACGCGCTGCTGACGGCGTTGCACAACACCTATGTTGAAGATCTGGGTAGCACCAATGGCACGCTGGTCAACGGTAAGAAGATCAAGAAGGCGATCATCAAGCACAGTGACGTCATCCAAATCGGCAGTCATCAGTTTACTTACCTGTCCAAGGAGGAGGTCGCGTACGAGCCGACCATGTTCCTCAAAGCTGAATTTGAACCCACCATGATGCTGGATACCGGAATGGGGAGCCGCAAGGTCACCGCGGATACCCGTGGCGGACCTCTGGGCGCGGTCAAGATTATGAGTGGGCCAATGAGCGGGAAAGTTCTGGAGCTGCGCAAACCGTTCAATACCGTCGGTATCAACGGGGTTAAAGTTGCATTGATCTCACGCGAAAGCGAAGGCTACACCATTCACGGTATCAAAAGCCGTAAACTGCGCCGCGCATCTGATTTGCCCACTGTAAACGGAACAGCTGTCGGTGATGGAAGTGTTCGTCTCAAAGAAAAAGACATCATCGAAATGGTGGAAACCAAAATGCAGTTCTTTTTTATGTAA
- the cobA gene encoding uroporphyrinogen-III C-methyltransferase, which produces MDYLPIFINLKQRRCLVVGGGEVAARKVALLLQAGAQVVVVAPELSHSLKEWHAAGQVEWSERTAAVEDLDGDYALVYAATDDEATNRLISEEAKRRNIPVNVVDNPALCSFIMPAIVDRSPVIAAVSSGGASPVLARLIRARLESMVPAAYGRLAELVSRYRDRVKARFSNGEDRRIFWERILQGQVAEYVFSGQERAAEAALEEALAADHVKQPSGEVYLVGGGPGDPDLLTFRALRLMQQADVVLFDRLVAPQVLDMTRRDAERINVGKERDRHTLPQDDINQLMVRLARDGKRVLRLKGGDPFIFGRGGEEIETLAEEGIPFQVVPGITAAAGCASYAGIPLTHRDYAQACVFVTGHLKDGTANLNWKALAHPQQTVVFYMGLHGLKIICKQLIAHGMPPRTPIALVQKGTTADQRVLVGTLESMDQVMEGQEIRPPTLIIVGEVVRLREKLQWFEGWQAANT; this is translated from the coding sequence GTGGATTACTTGCCGATTTTTATCAATCTGAAACAACGCCGTTGCCTGGTGGTCGGCGGTGGCGAAGTTGCAGCCCGTAAGGTAGCGCTGCTTCTGCAGGCAGGTGCGCAGGTCGTGGTAGTGGCCCCCGAGTTGAGTCACAGCCTGAAAGAGTGGCATGCGGCGGGGCAAGTCGAGTGGTCAGAACGCACGGCGGCGGTCGAGGATCTCGATGGCGACTATGCCCTGGTCTATGCCGCAACCGACGACGAGGCGACGAACCGGTTGATTTCCGAGGAGGCCAAGCGACGCAATATCCCGGTCAATGTCGTCGATAACCCTGCTTTGTGCAGTTTCATAATGCCGGCGATCGTGGATCGTTCACCCGTGATCGCCGCAGTTTCCAGTGGTGGTGCCTCGCCGGTGCTCGCGCGCCTGATACGTGCGCGCCTGGAATCGATGGTACCTGCGGCTTATGGCAGATTGGCCGAGCTGGTCAGCCGGTATCGTGATCGGGTCAAAGCACGATTCTCGAACGGTGAAGATCGTCGCATCTTTTGGGAACGGATTTTACAGGGGCAGGTCGCCGAGTATGTTTTCAGTGGCCAGGAACGAGCGGCCGAAGCGGCATTGGAAGAGGCGTTGGCTGCAGACCACGTCAAGCAACCCAGCGGCGAGGTCTATCTGGTGGGCGGTGGCCCTGGCGATCCCGATTTGCTGACCTTCCGGGCATTGAGACTCATGCAGCAGGCGGATGTGGTGTTGTTCGATCGTCTGGTGGCACCGCAGGTGCTCGATATGACACGCAGGGATGCGGAAAGAATCAATGTTGGAAAGGAGCGCGATCGTCACACCCTGCCGCAGGACGACATCAATCAACTGATGGTTAGATTGGCCCGGGATGGCAAGCGCGTGCTGCGCCTGAAGGGCGGCGATCCGTTTATCTTTGGCCGCGGAGGCGAAGAGATCGAAACGCTTGCAGAGGAGGGGATACCTTTTCAGGTCGTTCCCGGCATTACCGCTGCCGCGGGTTGCGCCTCCTACGCAGGTATACCGCTCACCCATCGCGATTACGCCCAGGCCTGCGTCTTCGTCACCGGGCATCTTAAAGACGGGACAGCCAATCTTAACTGGAAGGCACTGGCCCACCCGCAACAGACGGTGGTGTTCTACATGGGGCTGCACGGCCTGAAAATCATCTGTAAACAATTGATCGCCCATGGTATGCCACCCCGGACACCCATCGCATTGGTGCAGAAGGGGACGACGGCCGACCAGAGAGTGCTGGTCGGTACCCTGGAAAGCATGGATCAGGTGATGGAAGGACAGGAGATCCGACCGCCCACGCTGATTATCGTGGGCGAAGTGGTCAGGCTACGCGAGAAACTGCAATGGTTCGAGGGCTGGCAGGCAGCCAACACTTAG
- a CDS encoding serine--tRNA ligase, producing MLDPKRLRYELDETIRGLARRGFDFSRDHYLVLEQRRKELQVQTQALQNERNASSKRIGQVKAQGEDAAPLLAQVADLGDRLRALEGQLSSVQTELDAFLLGIPNIPHSSVPVGQDENDNVEVRSWGKPREFDYEPLDHVALGEKTGLLDFETAAKIASSRFAVIHGPLARMHRALTQFMLDLHTSEHGYLETYAPYLVNAQSLQGTGQLPKFEEDLFAIRGEQGLYLIPTAEVPVTNIVRDVIVEDAAMPRRFVCHTPCFRSEAGSYGKDTRGMIRQHQFEKVELVQVVRAPDSYHALEELTGHAETVLQRLGLPYRTMALCTGDMGFSSAKTYDLEVWLPGQAKYREISSCSNFEDFQARRMGARWRNPATGKPELVHTLNGSGLAVGRTLVAVMENYQEADGRIRVPDALRPYMGGVDFIG from the coding sequence ATGCTCGATCCAAAACGCCTGCGTTACGAACTTGATGAAACTATCCGCGGATTGGCGCGTCGCGGATTCGACTTCAGCCGTGATCACTATCTAGTTCTGGAGCAACGACGCAAAGAGCTCCAGGTACAAACCCAGGCACTTCAGAACGAACGCAACGCGAGTTCCAAGCGGATCGGCCAGGTCAAGGCGCAGGGCGAAGACGCGGCACCGTTGCTGGCGCAGGTGGCGGATCTTGGCGATCGGCTGCGGGCTCTCGAGGGCCAACTCAGTTCGGTGCAAACCGAGTTGGATGCCTTCTTGCTGGGGATCCCGAATATTCCCCACAGCAGTGTACCGGTCGGTCAGGATGAGAATGATAATGTCGAGGTGCGCAGCTGGGGTAAGCCACGCGAGTTCGACTACGAGCCACTCGATCATGTGGCCCTCGGTGAGAAAACAGGCCTGCTCGATTTTGAAACGGCAGCCAAGATCGCGAGCTCGCGCTTTGCCGTCATCCACGGCCCCCTGGCGCGCATGCATCGTGCGCTGACACAATTCATGCTCGATCTTCATACTTCCGAGCACGGTTACCTGGAAACCTACGCGCCCTATCTGGTGAACGCACAGAGCTTGCAGGGCACTGGACAGTTGCCCAAATTTGAGGAAGACCTTTTCGCCATTCGCGGCGAACAGGGACTCTACCTGATTCCGACGGCTGAAGTGCCGGTCACCAATATCGTGCGCGATGTGATTGTCGAGGACGCAGCCATGCCGCGTCGTTTTGTTTGTCACACGCCCTGTTTTCGCAGCGAGGCGGGTTCGTATGGAAAAGACACGCGCGGCATGATTCGCCAACATCAATTCGAAAAAGTGGAACTCGTACAGGTGGTTCGCGCGCCCGATTCCTATCATGCCCTCGAAGAGTTGACCGGACATGCTGAGACGGTGCTGCAGCGCTTGGGGCTACCCTATCGCACCATGGCCCTATGCACCGGTGATATGGGATTTTCGTCGGCCAAGACTTACGATCTGGAGGTGTGGCTGCCCGGTCAGGCCAAATACCGCGAGATTTCATCGTGCAGCAACTTTGAAGACTTTCAGGCGCGCCGCATGGGAGCGCGGTGGCGAAATCCTGCGACCGGCAAACCCGAGCTGGTACATACGCTCAACGGCTCGGGTTTGGCGGTGGGGCGAACGCTCGTGGCGGTGATGGAGAACTACCAGGAAGCGGACGGGCGCATCCGCGTACCGGATGCATTGCGACCCTATATGGGTGGCGTCGATTTCATCGGCTGA
- a CDS encoding DUF190 domain-containing protein, whose product MKTIPVTVVRIFLTEGEHRLNALIKTLHDDEKVRGLTVFRGITGFGKSGKLHSSTLLDVSLDLPLVIEFFDLPERVAAIMAHLQGAIEPGHMVSWSAQVNG is encoded by the coding sequence ATGAAGACGATACCGGTCACCGTAGTACGTATATTTCTAACGGAAGGCGAGCATCGCTTGAACGCTCTGATCAAGACCTTGCACGATGATGAGAAAGTACGGGGCTTGACGGTGTTCAGGGGCATCACCGGCTTTGGAAAATCCGGTAAACTTCACTCCTCCACGCTGTTGGATGTCTCCCTGGATTTGCCTCTGGTGATCGAGTTTTTCGACTTGCCCGAGCGGGTAGCTGCGATCATGGCGCACCTGCAAGGTGCTATCGAACCCGGGCATATGGTGAGTTGGTCTGCACAAGTGAATGGTTGA
- a CDS encoding fluoride efflux transporter CrcB: MIYQTLAIAVGGASGALARYWMSSGVYALLGRGFPYGTLAVNVVGSLAMGFLYIWLLDRVALSAEWRAALLIGFLGAFTTFSTFSMETLNLLEEGALLRAGLNVLLSVVLCIGAAWVGVALARQL; encoded by the coding sequence ATGATCTATCAGACATTAGCCATTGCCGTGGGCGGCGCCTCAGGGGCGCTCGCACGCTACTGGATGTCGTCAGGGGTCTACGCACTGCTGGGCCGGGGTTTCCCCTACGGAACGTTGGCAGTCAACGTTGTCGGTTCGCTGGCGATGGGTTTCCTCTATATCTGGCTGCTTGACCGTGTGGCACTTAGCGCAGAGTGGCGGGCCGCCCTGTTGATCGGTTTTCTCGGAGCCTTCACAACGTTCTCGACCTTTTCCATGGAAACACTGAATCTGCTGGAGGAGGGGGCGCTGCTCCGTGCCGGGCTCAACGTCCTGCTGAGCGTCGTATTGTGCATAGGTGCCGCCTGGGTTGGAGTTGCACTGGCGCGCCAGCTATGA
- a CDS encoding replication-associated recombination protein A, whose product MSSGSDLFAVPAREESEAGRPLADRMRPQQLDDIVGQDHLLGPDKPLRKAIEAGKPYSMILWGPPGTGKTTLAKLIANRGNAQFLQLSAVLSGVKEIRAAIDQAHQYRDLYGNGTLLFVDEVHRFNKAQQDAFLPFVEDGTITFIGATTENPSFELNNALLSRARTHVLKSLDHEAIRALLSRAVADEARGFGARQLRLEKGALELLAAAADGDARRALTFLEIAAELADDDNRISNEILTEVLSGGLRRFDKGGEAFYDQISALHKSVRGSAPDAALYWLARMLDGGCDPLYIARRLVRMASEDVGNADPRALQLALAAWDVQERLGSPEGELALAQAVLYLACAPKSNAGYVAFGAAQKDAEKYGSLEVPMHLRNAPTLLMKTLGHGENYRYAHDESDGYAAGERYFPEGMPERTYYQPVERGLEQRIGEHLRALRARDRSTGRK is encoded by the coding sequence ATGTCGTCGGGCAGTGATCTCTTTGCCGTGCCTGCGCGCGAAGAAAGCGAGGCAGGGCGTCCACTCGCAGACCGCATGCGCCCGCAGCAGCTTGACGACATCGTAGGTCAGGATCATCTTCTCGGCCCGGATAAACCGCTGCGCAAGGCCATCGAGGCAGGCAAACCCTATTCGATGATTCTCTGGGGCCCCCCGGGTACCGGTAAGACCACGCTCGCCAAACTCATCGCCAACCGCGGTAACGCACAGTTCTTGCAGCTTTCGGCGGTTTTATCCGGTGTCAAAGAGATTCGCGCTGCCATCGACCAGGCACATCAGTATCGTGATCTCTACGGCAATGGCACCCTGCTTTTCGTCGATGAGGTGCACCGGTTCAACAAAGCGCAACAGGACGCCTTCTTGCCCTTTGTCGAAGATGGGACCATCACCTTTATCGGCGCGACGACGGAGAACCCGTCGTTTGAACTGAACAACGCCCTGCTGTCCAGGGCGCGCACCCATGTACTGAAATCGCTCGATCACGAAGCCATTCGAGCGCTCTTGTCGCGAGCGGTGGCCGATGAAGCCCGTGGTTTTGGGGCGCGCCAATTGCGGTTGGAGAAGGGCGCACTCGAACTCCTGGCCGCGGCGGCCGATGGCGACGCCCGTCGTGCATTGACCTTTCTGGAGATCGCCGCTGAGCTTGCCGACGATGACAACCGGATATCCAATGAGATACTGACCGAGGTGTTGAGTGGCGGCTTACGCCGCTTCGACAAAGGGGGGGAGGCGTTCTACGATCAGATTTCGGCGCTGCATAAATCGGTTCGTGGTTCCGCGCCCGATGCCGCCCTCTACTGGTTGGCAAGGATGCTGGACGGGGGTTGCGATCCTCTGTACATTGCCCGGCGCCTGGTTCGCATGGCCAGCGAAGACGTTGGGAATGCAGACCCACGCGCCTTGCAGCTGGCTCTGGCGGCCTGGGATGTGCAAGAGCGCCTGGGCAGTCCCGAAGGGGAGTTGGCGCTGGCCCAGGCAGTACTCTATCTCGCTTGTGCACCAAAGAGTAACGCGGGCTACGTCGCTTTTGGTGCAGCTCAAAAGGATGCTGAGAAATACGGATCGCTCGAAGTGCCCATGCATCTGCGCAACGCCCCGACTCTTTTGATGAAAACGCTCGGTCACGGTGAGAACTACCGCTACGCCCATGATGAGAGCGACGGTTACGCGGCGGGTGAGCGCTACTTCCCGGAAGGGATGCCGGAACGTACCTACTATCAACCGGTGGAGCGGGGACTGGAGCAACGGATCGGTGAGCATCTCAGGGCGCTGCGGGCTCGCGACCGAAGTACCGGCAGGAAATGA
- the lolA gene encoding outer membrane lipoprotein carrier protein LolA: protein MRLTILMVGVLLTWTVPAAAADDAVASLRVLVEQTRSLKAAFEQSVEDSQSKRILRSSGRLELLRPGRFRWDYQKPYPQQIVADGERIWIYDTELEQVTVKPLSTALGSAPSLLLSGGIELDASFTYQPMGTRDGAEWVELIPKEPDSNFEKVRIGFVKRKLSTMELVDSFGQLTRFRFTEVEVDPPVAAARFQFVPPAGVDVVGQ from the coding sequence ATGCGACTCACGATATTGATGGTGGGAGTGCTCCTGACATGGACGGTGCCGGCAGCGGCAGCGGACGACGCAGTGGCCTCGCTGCGCGTCCTTGTCGAGCAGACCCGCAGTCTCAAAGCCGCCTTCGAGCAGAGTGTGGAGGATTCCCAAAGCAAGCGCATATTACGCTCGTCGGGACGCTTGGAACTGCTGCGGCCTGGGCGCTTCCGCTGGGACTACCAGAAACCCTACCCGCAGCAGATTGTTGCCGATGGGGAACGCATATGGATTTACGACACCGAACTCGAACAGGTGACTGTAAAACCACTTTCAACCGCTCTTGGCAGCGCCCCGTCGTTGCTGTTGAGCGGCGGCATCGAACTTGACGCCAGCTTTACCTATCAGCCCATGGGAACGCGCGACGGCGCTGAATGGGTGGAATTGATACCCAAGGAGCCTGACAGCAACTTCGAGAAAGTGCGTATCGGGTTTGTGAAAAGAAAACTCAGCACCATGGAGTTGGTGGACAGTTTTGGACAATTGACACGATTCCGGTTTACCGAGGTGGAGGTCGATCCCCCCGTCGCTGCAGCACGGTTCCAATTTGTTCCTCCTGCGGGTGTCGATGTCGTCGGGCAGTGA